The stretch of DNA GACTTTATCGTCGATCGCCTCTCGCATGGTGTACTTGTCGATGTAGTCGCCAAATACTTTCTCGGTTTTGTCGATGGGGGTGCCGGTATAGCCAAAGCGGGTGGCATTGGGCAGGGCTTTGTCGAGGTTGGCCCCCAGCAGGGCGTACTGCGAGCGGTGAGCCTCGTCGGTCATCACCAGAATGTGGGTGCTGGGGTTTAGCTCTGGAAAGGTTTCCGCCAGGTCACGCTCCTGAAATTTGTGGATCATTGCCATCACCAGATCCGAGGTATCGGTGCGCAGCAGGGCCTTGAGTTTGGCAATGCTGTCGGCGGGTTTGACGGTAAAGCCGATGTTCTGGCCGGTTTCCGCCAACTGCTGCTCTAGCTGGGTGCGATCGGTCACAAACACCACCTTCCACTGAGAGAGGTTGGGATGGCGATACATGACTCTCACCATAAACATCATGGTGAGGGATTTGCCCGAGCCCTGGGTGTGCCAAATAATGCCGCTGCGATCGCGCGGGGTGGTGCCGGTTAGCAGACGATCAATGGCTTTTTTGACGGCGCGATACTGCTGGTAGCGCCCGACGATTTTGATGGTTTCGCCCTTGTCGCTGACCGAGAAGAGGATAAAGTTGCGGAGGATGTCGAGCAAGTTGTGGGGGTCGAGCATGCCCGCCACCAGGCGCTGCTGGTCGTTGGGGGCGCTGCTGCCGTGGGCCAGGTCGTCGAGGGTGCGGGGGTAGGGGTCGGCCCAGCGATAGAAGTATTTTTCGCTGTGGGTGGTGATGGTGCCCACTTTGGCCTGGTTGCGACAGGTAGCGACCACAAACTGGTTGTAGTAAAACAGCGGGGCGCTGCCTTCGCCCTTGGCCCCCCGCTGCTCGCTGTAGCGCAGCATTTGGTCGATGGCTTCAGGAAGGGGTTCTTTGGCCTTAGGCGATTTG from Leptolyngbya sp. KIOST-1 encodes:
- a CDS encoding type I restriction endonuclease subunit R: MPHSDKTPPAIKIDERNHVEKPFLDQLAGLGWEVLDLERSQTPADTHRDSFTEVVMLPVLRAQLKVINPWLEDDQVEEVVKQLTASFPSNSLLDNNRHIFTLLQENTSVSQNRQTGDPSPTVKFIDFERCANNRFIAVCQFKVRILGTEYHIIPDIVLFLNGLPVVVVECKSPKAKEPLPEAIDQMLRYSEQRGAKGEGSAPLFYYNQFVVATCRNQAKVGTITTHSEKYFYRWADPYPRTLDDLAHGSSAPNDQQRLVAGMLDPHNLLDILRNFILFSVSDKGETIKIVGRYQQYRAVKKAIDRLLTGTTPRDRSGIIWHTQGSGKSLTMMFMVRVMYRHPNLSQWKVVFVTDRTQLEQQLAETGQNIGFTVKPADSIAKLKALLRTDTSDLVMAMIHKFQERDLAETFPELNPSTHILVMTDEAHRSQYALLGANLDKALPNATRFGYTGTPIDKTEKVFGDYIDKYTMREAIDDKVTLEIVYEGRTHNAEVPDQAAMDAAFEDVFSDYNLQERMQILGYGSRDAYLEALPTIQAKAADMVAHYLQHIFPNGYKAQVVTTSREAAVRYKTALDEAIAAQLTPLEQANPWLTDKS